In Maridesulfovibrio frigidus DSM 17176, a genomic segment contains:
- a CDS encoding substrate-binding domain-containing protein codes for MKKINVLLSTLAIFTLLVAPSLVKASDVLMMATTTSTANTGLLDDLAPKFQKDTGIELRWTAVGTGKALKMGQNCDVDVLMVHAPAAEQKYVDMGALKDRREVMYNDFVIIGPASDPAGVKGLPVVEALKTIAAKKAAFVSRGDNSGTNKKELSLWKGAGMAVPDKDTWYIQTGQGMLKSITVAEERDGYIMTDRGTYIKYEANKNGSPDLKVLVEGDKTLFNQYSVLAVNPEKCKSAKYELATKFSEWMASPKTQKEVANFKLLGKKLFIPNAK; via the coding sequence ATGAAAAAAATTAATGTGCTTCTTTCAACTCTTGCGATTTTTACATTACTAGTCGCGCCTAGCTTAGTAAAGGCATCTGACGTTTTGATGATGGCTACAACTACTAGTACTGCCAACACTGGATTGCTTGATGATCTAGCTCCTAAATTTCAGAAAGATACAGGAATTGAATTACGCTGGACCGCTGTAGGTACAGGTAAAGCTCTTAAAATGGGCCAAAATTGTGATGTTGATGTATTGATGGTTCACGCTCCTGCTGCTGAACAGAAATACGTAGACATGGGCGCACTGAAAGATCGTAGAGAAGTTATGTACAATGATTTCGTTATCATCGGACCTGCTTCTGATCCTGCTGGCGTAAAAGGTCTTCCAGTTGTTGAAGCTTTGAAGACTATTGCTGCTAAAAAAGCTGCTTTCGTAAGCCGCGGTGACAATTCAGGAACAAACAAAAAAGAACTTTCTCTTTGGAAGGGTGCAGGCATGGCTGTCCCAGATAAAGACACATGGTACATTCAGACAGGACAGGGCATGCTTAAAAGTATTACTGTTGCTGAAGAACGTGATGGTTACATCATGACTGACCGCGGTACATACATTAAATATGAAGCTAACAAGAATGGTTCTCCTGACCTTAAAGTACTTGTAGAAGGCGATAAAACTCTCTTCAACCAGTACAGTGTTCTTGCTGTAAATCCTGAAAAGTGCAAAAGTGCCAAGTACGAACTTGCTACAAAGTTCTCTGAGTGGATGGCTTCTCCTAAAACTCAGAAAGAAGTTGCTAACTTTAAGCTTCTTGGCAAAAAATTATTCATTCCTAACGCAAAATAA
- the fdhD gene encoding formate dehydrogenase accessory sulfurtransferase FdhD has protein sequence MIKDSLDFTVKEYSNNSFTEKHIKSILEIPLTINLNGREVVTLLTTAKYPKFLAIGFLKSDAYISSRDQVIDVKITEFEDRIIADVTTSHDPWKGRVLEYSITSGCGKGTNFGRNVSTISKKTISSDLKVTPDQILHHARTLHERSTLYGRTRGCHNSSICTPTEMLYFREDIGRHNAIDMIVGQCFFEEVPTNGKMIVSTGRVASEILLKAVRIGVPILASTAVATSFSVELARKIGITLIGNISDTGFWVYNDQGRIEGL, from the coding sequence ATGATAAAAGACAGCTTGGATTTCACAGTCAAAGAATACTCTAATAATTCGTTCACAGAAAAACATATTAAGAGTATTCTTGAAATTCCGTTAACTATTAATCTTAACGGACGGGAAGTTGTCACATTGCTGACCACTGCGAAATACCCTAAATTTTTAGCCATAGGTTTCTTAAAATCAGACGCTTATATTTCATCACGCGATCAGGTAATAGATGTTAAAATAACTGAGTTTGAGGACAGAATAATTGCGGACGTGACTACAAGCCATGATCCATGGAAAGGACGTGTTCTCGAGTATTCCATCACATCTGGTTGCGGAAAAGGAACAAACTTCGGACGAAATGTCTCAACCATTTCTAAGAAGACAATCTCCTCCGATCTAAAGGTCACCCCTGACCAGATTTTGCACCATGCCCGCACTCTGCATGAGAGATCTACCCTCTATGGAAGAACCAGAGGCTGTCATAATTCTTCTATCTGTACCCCTACAGAAATGCTCTATTTCAGAGAAGACATTGGAAGGCATAACGCTATAGATATGATAGTTGGACAATGCTTCTTTGAAGAAGTCCCGACTAACGGAAAAATGATTGTTTCGACCGGACGGGTTGCCTCAGAAATTCTACTGAAAGCTGTGCGCATTGGGGTTCCTATTTTAGCTTCAACAGCTGTTGCCACCAGCTTCTCCGTAGAGCTGGCAAGAAAAATAGGAATTACACTCATAGGTAATATCAGCGACACAGGATTCTGGGTATACAATGATCAAGGTCGCATTGAAGGCCTTTAA
- a CDS encoding formate dehydrogenase accessory protein FdhE, whose translation MTFDYTKAESQLDKKIIELSKKEFLPAELVSLISNVAKIQLQAEKQASPVMPEASALASADENIQGRPLLARADFPYDHKQAAELFESFTQILINLTGPIADATALISDQIKNGELELEKVFSAYLEGDDSFFAKCGEDTPEAPRTLNFLVQSAITPSIKVVARNIAENLPTLAKEEVEAPTSVDLNIELSPPAARNHGHCPVCGSIPFIHELRHKQGFRYADCSFCHTEYRVRRLACAYCDQTDQSKMKFFNVEGEPGYRVEVCDSCNNYIKTIDFREMDKVSIPTLDDLESLPLDFLAVEEGYKRGTLSSWGF comes from the coding sequence ATGACTTTTGACTACACCAAAGCAGAAAGCCAGTTGGATAAAAAAATCATTGAACTTAGCAAAAAAGAATTTCTTCCGGCTGAACTTGTTAGCCTTATATCAAATGTAGCAAAAATTCAGCTACAAGCCGAAAAACAAGCCTCCCCTGTTATGCCAGAGGCATCAGCTCTTGCCTCTGCGGATGAAAATATCCAAGGACGCCCACTGCTCGCACGAGCCGATTTTCCATACGATCACAAGCAGGCCGCAGAACTATTTGAATCATTCACTCAAATACTTATAAACTTAACTGGCCCAATTGCCGACGCCACAGCTCTGATTTCCGATCAAATTAAAAATGGAGAACTTGAGCTGGAAAAAGTTTTCTCAGCCTACCTCGAAGGTGATGATAGCTTTTTCGCAAAATGCGGTGAAGACACCCCCGAAGCTCCACGCACACTAAATTTTCTCGTCCAATCCGCAATAACTCCATCAATTAAAGTAGTAGCTAGAAATATTGCTGAGAATTTACCTACACTTGCAAAAGAAGAGGTTGAAGCTCCTACCAGTGTAGACCTTAACATTGAGCTAAGCCCTCCAGCAGCACGTAATCACGGACATTGCCCAGTATGCGGCAGCATCCCTTTTATACATGAACTGCGCCATAAGCAGGGATTCCGTTATGCAGACTGTTCATTCTGCCACACTGAATACCGTGTACGTAGACTAGCTTGTGCTTATTGTGATCAAACAGATCAGTCTAAAATGAAATTTTTCAATGTTGAGGGCGAACCGGGATATCGCGTAGAAGTATGCGACAGTTGTAATAACTACATCAAAACTATTGATTTCAGAGAAATGGATAAAGTTTCGATTCCGACACTTGACGATCTCGAATCTCTTCCATTGGACTTTCTAGCTGTTGAGGAAGGATACAAACGCGGCACTCTGTCTTCTTGGGGGTTCTAA